Genomic DNA from Mycobacteroides chelonae CCUG 47445:
AGGTTTTCGAAGCAGTCACCGGCCTGCGCATGAATCACGCCTACGTCAGGCCGGGCGGGTTGGCACAAGATCTGCCCGATGGCGCCGAACAAGAGGTGCGCGATCTGCTCAAGATTCTGCCGGGCAGGTTGCGCGATATGGAAAACCTGTTGAACGAGAACTACATCTGGAAGGCGCGGACCCAGGGTGTCGGATACCTGGATCTGACCGGGTGTATGGCCTTGGGTATCACCGGTCCGGTGCTGCGTGCCACCGGGCTCGCTCACGATCTGCGGCGCGCACAGCCGTACTGCGGTTATGAGAACTATGACTTCGAGGTCATCACCCATGAGGACTGCGACTCTTACGGGCGATATCTGATTCGGGTCAAGGAGATGCACGAGTCCATCAAGATCGCCCAGCAGTGTCTTGACCGGTTGCGGCCGGGACCGGTCATGGTGGATGACAAGAAGATTGCGTGGCCCGCGGACCTGGCCTCGGGCCCGGATGGACTGGGTAACTCACCCAAGCACATCGCCAAGATCATGGGGACTTCGATGGAAGGACTTATTCATCACTTCAAGCTGGTGACCGAGGGGATCCGCGTGCCCGCCGGGCAGGTGTACGTCGCCGTCGAGTCGCCGCGCGGCGAGCTCGGGGTCCATATGGTCAGTGATGGTGGAACCCGGCCCTATCGTGTGCATTTCCGCGATCCGTCCTTTACCAATCTGCAGTCGGTGTCGGCGATGTGTGAGGGCGGAATGGTGGCCGACCTGATAGCCGCGGTGGCGAGCATCGACCCGGTGATGGGCGGGGTGGACCGGTGAGTGAAGTGTTCGTCGAACTCGGGAGCCGTCCGCCGGAGGACGAGGGCTGCTTCGCCGGGCGCAAAAGCTATCCGCCGGAGGTGGTTTCCCGGCTTGCCATCGACGCCAAGGAGGTTCTCGACCGGTACCCGAGTCGTAGGTCGGCGTTGCTGCCGCTGCTGCATCTCGTGCAGTCCGAGGACGGGTATGTGACCATGGCGGGAATTGAATTCTGCGCCGGGCAAGTGGAATTGACGGCCGCCGAGGTCACCGCGGTGGCGAGCTTCTACTCGATGTACCGGCGCGAACCGACCGGGGATTATCTCGTCGGGGTGTGCACCAACACGTTGTGTGCGGTGCTCGGTGGTGACGCGATCTTGACGCGATTGGTCGACGAGCTTGGCGTGGCACCAGGAGGCACCACCGAGGACGGCAAGGTGACGCTCGAGCATGTCGAGTGCAACGCCGCCTGCGACTACGCGCCGGTGTTGATGATCAACTGGGAGTTCTTCGATAACCAGACCCCGGACGGGGCTGTAGATCTGGTGAACGGGCTCCGAGGGGGCCGAATCCCCGAGCCCCCGCGCGGTGCTCCGCCATGCACGTTCAGACAGACCGCCCGGATCTTGGCCGGGTTCGCCGACGACCGGCCGGACGCGGTGGCCGCCGCCCGGGCCGGGAACCCGACGCTGGCCGGGCTGCGACTGGCCCGGGATGTACAGCGGAACGTGCAGAAGGAGGTGTGATGACTTCCTCTATTCTCTCCCCGGTCCTGTCCGAGTACTGGGATGAGGCCGACTCGTGGACTCTCGACGGGTATCTGCGTCATGACGGATATCAGGGCCTGCGCGCCGCGCTGAGCATGGAACCGGACGCGGTCATCGGTGTGGTCAAGGAAGCCGGGCTGCGTGGACGAGGAGGTGCCGGATTCCCGACAGGCACCAAATGGTCCTTCATTCCCCAGGGTGATGGCAAGCCGCACTATCTGGTGGTCAACGCCGACGAATCCGAACCCGGTACCTGTAAAGACATTCCGCTGATGCTGGCGACGCCACACACCCTCATCGAGGGAATCGTCATCGCCGCCTACGCGATCCGCGCCGCGCATGCCTTCATCTATGTGCGTGGTGAGGTGATCTCGGTGATCAGGCGACTGCAGACCGCGGTGGCCCAGGCCTATGAGGCCGGATATCTCGGTCGCAACATTCTTGACAGCGGTTTCGATCTCGAACTGGTGGTGCACGCCGGTGCGGGTGCCTACATCTGCGGGGAAGAAACCGCGCTCCTGGACTCGCTGGAGGGTCGTCGCGGCCAGCCACGGCTGCGTCCCCCGTTTCCCGCGGTTGCCGGTCTGTATGCCAGCCCGACGGTCGTCAACAACGTCGAGTCGATCGCGAGCGTGCCGGTCATCCTGCGGCGCGGCGCCGAGTGGTTCCGGACCATGGGTTCGGAGAAATCCCCTGGATTCACGTTGTATTCGTTGTCCGGGCATGTGCGCACTCCCGGACAGTACGAGGCCCCGCTCGGCGTGACGCTGCGAGAGCTCCTGGAGCTGGCCGGGGGAGTGCGGGACGGTCACGGGCTCAAGTTCTGGACTCCCGGTGGTTCGTCGACACCACTGTTCACCGCCGAGCATCTGGACGTCCCACTCGACTATGAAGGGGTGAGCGCCGCCGGATCGATGTTGGGCACCAAGGCATTACAGATATTCGACGACACCACGTGTGTGGTGCGCGCAGTGCTGAGGTGGACCGAGTTTTATGCGCACGAGTCCTGTGGCAAGTGCACGCCCTGTCGCGAGGGCACCTATTGGCTGGTGCGTATTCTGCGGCGACTGGAATCCGGCGACGGTACCGCCGAAGACCTCGACAAGCTTCTGGATATTTCGGACATCGTGCTGGGCAAGTCTTTCTGTGCTCTCGGAGATGGTGCGGCCAGCCCGATCATGTCCTCGCTCAAGTACTTCCGCGGAGAGTATGAGGCACACCTGGAGAATGGGTGTCCCTTCGATTCGGCGGCTAGCACCGTATTCGGGGAGGTAGGTCGATGACGGCCACAGAACCAGCCATCAACACCGACTTCGTTACCGTCAACATCGACGGACACAGCGTCTCGGTGCCTAAGGGCACATTGGTGATTCGCGCCGCCGAACTGATAGGCGTGCAGATTCCCAGGTTCTGCGATCACCCGTTGCTCGATCCGGTGGGTGCCTGTCGCCAGTGCCTGGTCGAGGTGGAGGGGCAGCGTAAGCCGTTGGCCGCCTGTACCACCACCGTTGCCGAGGACATGGTGGTCCATACCCAGGTCACCTCCGCGGCGGCGCAGAAGGCGCAGAGCGGTGTGATGGAGCTGCTGCTGATCAACCATCCGCTCGACTGTCCGGTCTGCG
This window encodes:
- the nuoF gene encoding NADH-quinone oxidoreductase subunit NuoF translates to MTSSILSPVLSEYWDEADSWTLDGYLRHDGYQGLRAALSMEPDAVIGVVKEAGLRGRGGAGFPTGTKWSFIPQGDGKPHYLVVNADESEPGTCKDIPLMLATPHTLIEGIVIAAYAIRAAHAFIYVRGEVISVIRRLQTAVAQAYEAGYLGRNILDSGFDLELVVHAGAGAYICGEETALLDSLEGRRGQPRLRPPFPAVAGLYASPTVVNNVESIASVPVILRRGAEWFRTMGSEKSPGFTLYSLSGHVRTPGQYEAPLGVTLRELLELAGGVRDGHGLKFWTPGGSSTPLFTAEHLDVPLDYEGVSAAGSMLGTKALQIFDDTTCVVRAVLRWTEFYAHESCGKCTPCREGTYWLVRILRRLESGDGTAEDLDKLLDISDIVLGKSFCALGDGAASPIMSSLKYFRGEYEAHLENGCPFDSAASTVFGEVGR
- the nuoE gene encoding NADH-quinone oxidoreductase subunit NuoE; translation: MSEVFVELGSRPPEDEGCFAGRKSYPPEVVSRLAIDAKEVLDRYPSRRSALLPLLHLVQSEDGYVTMAGIEFCAGQVELTAAEVTAVASFYSMYRREPTGDYLVGVCTNTLCAVLGGDAILTRLVDELGVAPGGTTEDGKVTLEHVECNAACDYAPVLMINWEFFDNQTPDGAVDLVNGLRGGRIPEPPRGAPPCTFRQTARILAGFADDRPDAVAAARAGNPTLAGLRLARDVQRNVQKEV
- the nuoD gene encoding NADH dehydrogenase (quinone) subunit D; the encoded protein is MAGGQDWDEIVSAAAQASDERIVVNMGPQHPSTHGVLRLILEIEGETVTDVRCGIGYLHTGIEKNLEYRTWTQGVTFVTRMDYLSPFFNETAYCLGVEKLLDITDEIPERATVIRVLMMELNRISSHLVALATGGMELGAMTAMFLGFREREMILKVFEAVTGLRMNHAYVRPGGLAQDLPDGAEQEVRDLLKILPGRLRDMENLLNENYIWKARTQGVGYLDLTGCMALGITGPVLRATGLAHDLRRAQPYCGYENYDFEVITHEDCDSYGRYLIRVKEMHESIKIAQQCLDRLRPGPVMVDDKKIAWPADLASGPDGLGNSPKHIAKIMGTSMEGLIHHFKLVTEGIRVPAGQVYVAVESPRGELGVHMVSDGGTRPYRVHFRDPSFTNLQSVSAMCEGGMVADLIAAVASIDPVMGGVDR